A part of Myxococcus landrumus genomic DNA contains:
- a CDS encoding MATE family efflux transporter — protein MADTSVQGPTRMGLFRLTWPIFLELLLFMMMGTADTLMLSGVSDDAVSAVGVVNQYLFICILIMEVVSHGASVVVSQYLGARRSEEAARIAAVSITLNLLMGLTVSAGLLLFGDALLSRMNLHGIVLEQARTYMGIAGGLIFLQALINVFSALVRTYGFTRESMLVALGMNVLHVGGNALLIFGLWGVPRLEVAGAAWSTVISRGVALIVFVVLLRRVMDVRMRPRDYVNFSWDTLRKILRVGVPSAVEHGTYQCCQAVFLYYVTFLGATSLASRQYGNAISQYVYLFSFAVGMGTAIIVGRLVGSRQQDEAYRRVLKSLQWAVAITVLVDLAVIAVRVPLVSLFTHDAEIIQLTSHVIVLGLLLESGRSFNLVLVHALRSAGDAPFTVYMAFLSMVCMSLPLGYFLVFKLGLGLAGVWLAIAADEWVRAITFWVRWRSRAWEKKSLVDDAIDVPVVATHPG, from the coding sequence ATGGCAGACACCTCTGTGCAGGGCCCCACCAGGATGGGGTTGTTCCGGCTGACGTGGCCGATTTTCCTGGAGCTCCTCCTCTTCATGATGATGGGGACGGCGGACACGCTGATGCTCAGCGGTGTGTCCGACGACGCGGTCTCCGCGGTGGGGGTCGTCAACCAGTACCTGTTCATCTGCATTCTCATCATGGAGGTGGTGAGCCACGGTGCCTCCGTCGTGGTGTCCCAGTACCTGGGGGCTCGCCGCTCGGAGGAGGCCGCTCGCATCGCCGCCGTCTCCATCACCCTGAACCTCCTGATGGGGCTGACGGTGAGCGCGGGGCTGCTCCTGTTCGGAGACGCGCTGCTGTCGCGGATGAACCTGCACGGCATCGTGCTGGAGCAGGCGCGGACGTACATGGGCATCGCCGGGGGACTCATCTTCCTCCAGGCGCTCATCAACGTCTTCTCGGCCCTGGTCCGTACCTACGGCTTCACGCGCGAATCCATGCTGGTCGCGCTGGGAATGAACGTGCTGCACGTGGGCGGCAACGCGCTGCTCATCTTCGGGCTGTGGGGCGTGCCTCGGCTCGAGGTGGCGGGCGCGGCCTGGTCCACGGTCATCAGCCGTGGTGTCGCGCTCATCGTCTTCGTGGTCCTGCTGCGCCGGGTGATGGACGTGCGGATGCGGCCGCGCGACTACGTGAACTTCTCGTGGGACACCTTGCGGAAGATTCTCAGGGTGGGTGTCCCATCCGCCGTTGAGCACGGCACGTATCAGTGCTGCCAGGCGGTGTTCCTCTATTACGTGACGTTCCTGGGGGCGACGTCGCTGGCCTCGCGCCAGTACGGGAACGCCATCTCCCAGTACGTCTACCTGTTCAGCTTCGCGGTGGGCATGGGCACGGCCATCATCGTCGGCCGCCTGGTGGGCTCGCGCCAACAGGATGAGGCCTATCGCCGCGTGCTGAAGAGCCTCCAGTGGGCAGTGGCCATCACGGTCCTCGTGGACCTGGCGGTCATCGCCGTCCGCGTGCCGCTGGTAAGCCTCTTCACCCACGACGCGGAGATCATCCAGCTCACGTCCCACGTCATCGTCCTGGGGCTGCTGCTGGAGTCGGGGCGCTCGTTCAACCTGGTGCTGGTGCACGCGCTGCGGTCGGCGGGGGATGCGCCGTTCACCGTGTACATGGCGTTCCTGTCCATGGTCTGCATGAGCCTGCCCCTGGGCTACTTCCTGGTGTTCAAGCTGGGACTGGGGCTCGCGGGGGTGTGGCTCGCCATCGCCGCCGATGAGTGGGTGCGC
- a CDS encoding DedA family protein, producing MQELLTTLIGDAHGFIAYATIFGILVACGLGVPLPEDISLILGGFLAHKGAANLPMMMAVGFGGILVGDSLIFFAGRRLGANLGRNGEGKGGGGFFARIVTPEKRARVEGLFERHGQKIVCIARFMPGVRAVTYFTAGSVGMSYWRFIFWDGLAALLSAPVFVWLGFHFGSELDMLIDKFKEGQYAVMGVLLVAVVGYFVWRRRRNAAAKQASAESSSVTSPSLPASDSGAASGGARNTVKGGSEPLFAVATTPPEKAPVTDPSRELMKH from the coding sequence GTGCAAGAACTTCTCACCACCCTGATTGGCGATGCACACGGCTTCATCGCCTACGCGACCATCTTCGGCATCCTCGTGGCCTGCGGCCTGGGCGTTCCGCTTCCGGAGGACATCTCGCTCATCCTGGGCGGCTTCCTGGCGCACAAGGGCGCGGCGAACCTGCCCATGATGATGGCGGTGGGATTCGGCGGCATCCTCGTCGGTGACAGCCTCATCTTCTTCGCGGGCCGGCGCCTGGGCGCCAACCTGGGTCGCAATGGTGAAGGGAAGGGCGGTGGCGGCTTCTTCGCTCGCATCGTCACACCGGAGAAACGCGCCCGGGTGGAAGGCCTGTTCGAGCGCCACGGCCAGAAGATTGTCTGCATCGCCCGCTTCATGCCGGGCGTGCGCGCGGTGACGTACTTCACCGCGGGCTCGGTGGGCATGTCCTACTGGCGCTTCATCTTCTGGGACGGCCTGGCCGCGCTGCTGTCCGCGCCCGTGTTCGTCTGGCTCGGCTTCCACTTCGGCAGCGAGCTGGACATGCTCATCGACAAGTTCAAGGAGGGCCAGTACGCCGTCATGGGCGTGCTCCTGGTGGCCGTCGTCGGCTACTTCGTGTGGCGCCGCCGTCGCAACGCCGCGGCGAAGCAGGCCTCGGCCGAGTCCTCCTCCGTGACGTCTCCGTCGCTCCCAGCCAGTGATTCGGGCGCGGCTTCCGGCGGGGCTCGCAACACCGTGAAGGGGGGCTCCGAGCCTCTGTTCGCCGTGGCCACGACGCCCCCCGAGAAGGCTCCCGTGACGGACCCTTCCCGCGAGCTGATGAAGCACTGA
- a CDS encoding cyclic nucleotide-binding domain-containing protein, whose product MALVPATTLKACPLFKGFTDTGIQIFAGVAVPRAFPKGTALFTEGKTGESLLIVGEGTVRLSARSPSGEDVSLGEVGSGEPLGELALVQKGERLCTATAVTDVSALEIRAADFQKLLATKPQACVKLLMGIVGYFGQKARDNRDMIRTLIGKAPAA is encoded by the coding sequence ATGGCTCTCGTGCCTGCGACCACCCTCAAGGCGTGCCCGCTCTTCAAGGGCTTCACCGACACCGGCATCCAGATTTTCGCGGGGGTCGCCGTGCCCCGAGCCTTCCCCAAGGGCACCGCGCTGTTCACCGAGGGCAAGACGGGTGAGTCGCTGCTTATCGTCGGCGAAGGCACCGTGCGGCTGAGCGCGCGAAGCCCGTCGGGCGAGGACGTGTCCCTGGGCGAGGTGGGCTCCGGCGAGCCGTTGGGTGAGCTGGCCCTGGTGCAGAAGGGAGAGCGGCTGTGTACGGCGACGGCCGTCACGGACGTGTCCGCGCTGGAGATTCGCGCGGCGGACTTCCAGAAGCTCCTCGCGACCAAGCCCCAGGCGTGCGTGAAGCTGCTGATGGGAATCGTCGGCTACTTCGGCCAGAAGGCTCGCGACAACCGGGACATGATTCGGACCCTCATCGGAAAGGCTCCGGCCGCCTGA